Proteins co-encoded in one Dehalogenimonas sp. WBC-2 genomic window:
- a CDS encoding nitrite reductase probable [NAD(P)H] subunit encodes MKTKYLVIGNSAGGIGAAEAIREIDSRGVITIVGEEPYAAYSRPLISKYVSGEYTPDAMRIRRADFYDKNCIDLKLGHKAYKMDVTARKVTLDDGTEIEYEKLLLATGGKPIVPKMEGMGKAGIFNFITLADAKKVEEYLPDVRRAVVIGGGLIGISATEALVKRGIKVTVVEMKSYPLNTILDEPAGRIAEYAIKKYGVNIMTGRTVAKILGEDRVTGVVFDDGHEMVCDMVVVAVGVFPKVELAQASGINVNRGIVVDNHMMTSVTDIYACGDASEAYDYVYGAGRLSPVWPNAYIGGRVAGYNMAGLPTHYRGGTAMNSLNYFGLEIATAGMASPPSPEGYEVLKSESEDSYRKLVINSEDKLTGLIFIGNIDKAGIYFGLMRDRIPVTAFKNKLLADDFGLALLPKEIIEERLTGATAGRVKVGEA; translated from the coding sequence ATGAAGACCAAGTATCTTGTTATCGGCAACTCGGCCGGCGGCATCGGCGCGGCGGAGGCCATTCGTGAAATAGACTCCCGCGGGGTGATTACCATCGTAGGTGAAGAGCCCTATGCCGCTTATTCGCGGCCGCTTATTTCTAAATATGTATCAGGAGAGTACACCCCGGATGCCATGCGGATTCGCCGGGCTGATTTCTATGATAAGAACTGTATTGATCTGAAACTGGGTCATAAGGCCTATAAGATGGACGTTACCGCGCGAAAAGTTACGCTGGATGACGGTACAGAAATCGAGTACGAAAAACTGTTACTGGCAACGGGTGGCAAGCCCATTGTTCCCAAGATGGAGGGTATGGGAAAGGCTGGTATTTTCAACTTTATTACCTTGGCTGATGCCAAAAAGGTTGAAGAGTACCTGCCAGATGTGAGACGGGCGGTGGTCATTGGTGGCGGTTTGATAGGTATCAGCGCCACGGAAGCCCTGGTCAAGCGGGGCATTAAAGTGACCGTGGTTGAAATGAAGAGTTATCCCCTTAATACCATCCTCGATGAGCCTGCAGGACGAATAGCCGAATATGCCATCAAAAAGTACGGCGTGAACATTATGACCGGGCGGACGGTGGCAAAGATTTTGGGTGAAGACCGGGTAACCGGCGTGGTCTTCGATGACGGACATGAAATGGTATGCGATATGGTTGTTGTTGCTGTCGGTGTTTTCCCCAAAGTTGAACTGGCTCAGGCAAGCGGCATCAATGTGAACCGGGGCATAGTGGTTGATAATCATATGATGACCAGCGTAACCGATATATATGCCTGCGGTGATGCCAGTGAAGCTTACGATTATGTTTACGGTGCTGGCCGGCTGTCACCGGTGTGGCCGAACGCTTATATCGGCGGCAGGGTGGCCGGGTACAATATGGCGGGATTACCGACCCACTATAGAGGTGGTACGGCTATGAACTCACTGAACTACTTCGGACTGGAGATTGCGACAGCCGGAATGGCATCGCCCCCATCACCGGAAGGCTACGAGGTCTTGAAGAGTGAGAGTGAAGACTCTTACCGTAAATTGGTGATCAATTCAGAAGATAAGCTTACCGGTTTGATCTTTATTGGAAATATCGACAAGGCGGGTATTTATTTCGGATTGATGCGTGACCGTATACCGGTAACTGCATTTAAGAATAAATTGTTGGCCGATGACTTCGGTCTGGCGCTCCTGCCCAAGGAAATCATTGAGGAACGTCTGACCGGTGCCACTGCTGGCCGGGTCAAGGTCGGCGAGGCTTAA
- a CDS encoding glutamine amidotransferase class-II gives MKNLAKVSNTFGDGKVIDACSIFGMMDTSGKCFSGRDITRAIANMHDRGNGLGGGFGVYGLYPQYPDYYAFHIMYDSKEGKTATETFLNEYFNVHHSEEVPTRPVATIKDPPIVWRYFLDADKCQQEDKLSQDDYVVARVMDINSKIDDAYVFSSGKNMAAFKGVGYPEEISEYFCLENYNGYLWTAHGRFPTNTRGWWGGAHPFNILDWTVVHNGEISSYGINRRYLEQFGYHCTLQTDTEVVAYAVDLLVRKHNLPMEIVAEIFAPPLWSEIERRPPEQRELLTALRQVYGSLLMNGPFTVIIAHEGEMVGLTDRIRLRPLTVGEKGSMLYLSSEEAAIRLICPDLDRAWIPMGGEPVIGSLKHPLGCHKEAVAGGVS, from the coding sequence ATGAAAAATCTAGCTAAAGTCAGTAATACTTTTGGTGACGGCAAGGTTATCGACGCCTGCTCTATTTTTGGCATGATGGATACATCCGGCAAATGCTTTTCGGGCCGGGACATTACCCGGGCCATTGCGAACATGCATGACCGGGGCAACGGCTTGGGTGGCGGCTTCGGAGTATACGGTCTTTACCCTCAATACCCGGATTATTACGCTTTTCATATTATGTATGACAGTAAAGAAGGTAAGACCGCTACTGAGACTTTCCTCAACGAGTATTTTAATGTCCATCACTCTGAAGAAGTGCCTACTCGTCCGGTAGCAACTATCAAAGACCCGCCAATAGTATGGCGATATTTTTTGGATGCCGATAAGTGCCAACAAGAAGACAAGCTGTCACAGGATGACTATGTTGTCGCCAGAGTGATGGATATTAATTCCAAGATTGATGATGCCTATGTCTTTTCTTCCGGTAAAAATATGGCGGCGTTCAAGGGCGTTGGTTATCCGGAAGAGATTTCAGAATACTTTTGCCTTGAAAATTATAACGGTTATCTTTGGACGGCTCATGGTCGCTTTCCTACCAATACCCGCGGCTGGTGGGGTGGAGCGCACCCTTTCAACATCCTGGATTGGACGGTGGTACATAACGGCGAAATCTCCTCGTACGGTATTAACCGCCGTTACCTTGAACAATTCGGCTATCATTGTACCCTTCAAACAGATACCGAAGTGGTTGCCTACGCTGTTGACCTGCTGGTGCGCAAGCATAACTTGCCGATGGAGATTGTCGCTGAAATATTTGCCCCGCCATTATGGAGTGAGATAGAACGAAGACCACCGGAACAACGTGAACTGCTAACCGCGCTCCGCCAGGTTTACGGAAGCCTCCTGATGAACGGCCCATTTACCGTAATCATTGCGCATGAGGGAGAGATGGTAGGTCTGACCGATCGCATCCGTCTGCGCCCGCTCACCGTCGGAGAGAAAGGCAGCATGTTGTATCTTTCCAGCGAGGAGGCCGCTATCCGGCTGATTTGCCCTGACCTTGATCGCGCCTGGATCCCCATGGGCGGTGAACCGGTCATAGGTTCACTGAAACATCCGCTGGGCTGTCACAAAGAGGCAGTGGCGGGAGGCGTAAGCTAG
- a CDS encoding imidazole glycerol phosphate synthase cyclase subunit, whose amino-acid sequence MLTRRIIPCLDVTGGRVVKGQSFLNLRDAGDPVMLAQFYYQQGADELAFLDITATVESRKTMASIIAELSGKVFMPLTVGGGIRTIEDMREMLMSGADKVAINTSAVARPELITEGAIKFGSQCIVVAIDAKRAGKGKWIVRTHSATQESGLDAVAWARKAAEMGAGELLVTSIDSDGHKQGYDNELNQAISDSVSVPLIASGGAGTLEHLYDALTIGKADAVLAASIFHYGTYTIEQTKDYLSQRGIAIRR is encoded by the coding sequence ATGTTGACGCGGCGTATCATACCGTGTCTGGACGTTACCGGTGGACGAGTGGTCAAGGGCCAGAGCTTCCTTAACCTCAGAGATGCCGGCGACCCTGTTATGCTGGCCCAGTTTTATTACCAGCAAGGTGCCGACGAATTGGCATTTCTGGATATCACGGCGACGGTTGAAAGCCGGAAGACGATGGCTTCCATCATTGCTGAGCTTTCCGGTAAAGTTTTCATGCCTCTGACTGTCGGCGGTGGTATCCGCACCATCGAGGATATGAGAGAGATGCTTATGTCCGGCGCTGATAAAGTGGCTATCAATACTTCAGCTGTAGCCCGTCCTGAACTGATCACTGAAGGCGCCATCAAGTTTGGCAGCCAGTGCATTGTGGTGGCTATCGACGCCAAGCGTGCCGGTAAAGGCAAGTGGATTGTGCGCACCCATTCAGCTACCCAGGAATCCGGTCTTGATGCCGTTGCCTGGGCCAGGAAAGCGGCAGAGATGGGGGCGGGAGAACTCCTGGTGACCAGTATCGACAGTGATGGTCATAAACAGGGCTACGATAATGAATTGAATCAGGCGATATCGGATTCAGTTTCCGTGCCGCTCATCGCCTCCGGCGGAGCTGGGACGTTGGAACATTTATATGACGCACTTACCATCGGCAAAGCCGACGCGGTGCTGGCGGCAAGTATTTTTCATTATGGAACATATACCATCGAACAAACCAAGGATTATCTATCCCAAAGGGGTATTGCCATCAGGCGCTAA
- a CDS encoding glutamate synthase [NADPH] large chain, producing MRTLVPAKFVVERDPNKCIKCQVCVNQCSFDSHYYDADDDEIRCRDGKCVGCHRCVLFCPTGALTVKRNPLEYRENYGWSPEYIEDIQKQAEQGGMLLTGMGTDKPHRIYWDHLVLNASQVTNPSIDPLREPMEMVTYLGRKPDRVEIDPLTGNLTTRIAPQVKLDLPVMFSAMSYGAVSLNVQQSLARAATEMGTMWNTGEGGLHPSLAKYGNNTIVQVASGRFGVYSDYLKSGRIVEIKIGQGAKPGIGGHLPGEKVSAEVSLTRMIPQGTDALSPAPQHDIYSIEDLSQLIYALKEATNYKVPISVKIAAVHNSAAIASGMVRAGADIIVLDGIRGATGAAPKVIRDNVGIPIELALASVDTRLRAEGIRNQASLVISGGIRSSGDVAKAIALGADAVNIGTAALVALGCRVCQQCHTGKCAWGLCTSDLKLTKRVNPEIGARRAANLLRGWALEIKDMLGGLGVNALESLRGNRLHLRGIGLNEKELEILGVRMAGE from the coding sequence ATGAGAACACTGGTACCCGCAAAATTTGTGGTTGAGCGAGACCCAAACAAGTGCATTAAATGTCAGGTCTGCGTCAACCAGTGCAGTTTTGACAGTCACTATTATGATGCTGACGATGACGAAATCCGTTGCCGTGACGGCAAATGTGTCGGTTGCCACCGTTGCGTCTTGTTCTGTCCCACCGGCGCTCTGACCGTCAAACGCAACCCGCTTGAATATCGGGAGAATTACGGCTGGAGTCCGGAATATATTGAGGATATTCAGAAGCAGGCCGAGCAGGGCGGCATGCTTCTTACCGGTATGGGCACTGATAAACCCCACCGCATCTATTGGGACCACCTGGTGCTTAACGCCTCTCAGGTAACAAATCCGTCTATTGACCCTTTGAGAGAGCCGATGGAAATGGTGACCTATCTGGGCAGGAAACCAGACAGGGTGGAAATTGACCCGCTTACCGGTAATCTGACCACCAGAATTGCCCCTCAGGTCAAGCTGGATTTGCCGGTCATGTTTTCGGCTATGAGCTATGGGGCCGTCAGCCTCAATGTTCAGCAGTCGCTGGCGCGGGCGGCGACTGAAATGGGCACCATGTGGAACACCGGAGAGGGTGGCCTGCATCCGTCCCTGGCTAAATACGGCAACAATACCATCGTTCAGGTGGCCAGTGGGCGCTTTGGGGTTTACTCTGATTATTTGAAATCCGGGCGCATTGTCGAGATAAAGATTGGTCAGGGTGCCAAGCCAGGTATCGGTGGTCATTTGCCCGGCGAAAAAGTGTCGGCGGAAGTATCGCTGACCCGGATGATCCCGCAAGGCACTGACGCTTTGTCGCCAGCTCCGCAGCATGATATTTATTCTATCGAAGACTTGTCACAGCTTATCTATGCCTTAAAAGAGGCCACTAACTATAAAGTGCCGATTTCGGTCAAGATTGCTGCGGTGCATAACTCGGCGGCTATTGCCTCCGGTATGGTCCGGGCCGGCGCCGACATCATCGTCCTGGACGGCATCCGGGGGGCTACCGGCGCCGCTCCCAAGGTCATTCGTGACAATGTTGGTATTCCCATCGAACTGGCGCTGGCTTCGGTTGATACCAGATTGCGCGCTGAAGGCATCCGTAACCAGGCATCGCTGGTTATTTCGGGCGGCATCCGCTCCTCCGGTGATGTGGCCAAGGCTATCGCACTGGGTGCTGATGCGGTCAATATCGGCACTGCGGCGCTGGTGGCTTTGGGTTGTCGCGTCTGTCAGCAGTGTCATACCGGCAAATGCGCCTGGGGTCTGTGTACCTCTGATCTTAAACTTACCAAACGAGTGAACCCGGAGATTGGGGCACGGAGAGCCGCTAACCTCCTTAGAGGCTGGGCGCTGGAGATTAAGGATATGCTTGGCGGCCTGGGCGTTAATGCTCTTGAAAGCTTACGCGGCAACCGGTTGCATCTCAGAGGTATCGGTCTTAACGAGAAAGAATTGGAGATACTGGGCGTAAGGATGGCAGGTGAGTAG
- a CDS encoding glutamate synthase alpha subunit domain protein: MTKTSTAPKTVKIDTAGIYYRDLNIRLRQLADEGVECIELENVCGQRYIATDLSRPMNFKITGTPGNDLGAFMNGSRIEVFGNAQDCMANTMNAGEIIIHGHAGDICGMAARGGKIFIRDYVGYRAGIHMKEYEDKKPVLVIGNTGQDFLGEYMAGGVLAVLGLGLKEGEKHKANFIGTGIHAGVIYISGDFEPYQLGKEVGVAELDDHDREVLGGLVTEYCGHFGGDVGQIMQRPFKKLYPKFLRPYGRMYAY, encoded by the coding sequence ATGACTAAAACTTCAACGGCTCCCAAAACTGTTAAAATTGACACCGCCGGCATTTATTACCGCGACTTGAACATAAGGCTGCGGCAATTGGCCGACGAAGGCGTGGAATGCATCGAGCTTGAAAATGTTTGCGGCCAGCGCTATATCGCTACCGACTTGTCCCGTCCTATGAACTTCAAAATCACCGGCACGCCGGGTAACGACCTGGGGGCTTTCATGAATGGCTCTCGGATAGAGGTATTCGGCAATGCCCAAGACTGCATGGCCAATACCATGAACGCCGGCGAAATCATTATTCACGGTCACGCTGGTGACATTTGCGGCATGGCTGCTCGTGGCGGCAAGATATTTATCCGCGACTACGTCGGCTACCGTGCCGGTATTCATATGAAGGAATATGAGGATAAAAAGCCGGTGCTGGTTATCGGTAATACTGGTCAGGATTTTCTGGGTGAATACATGGCCGGAGGCGTTCTGGCGGTGCTCGGTCTCGGTCTTAAGGAAGGTGAGAAGCATAAGGCCAATTTTATTGGTACTGGCATCCACGCTGGTGTTATATATATCAGCGGCGACTTTGAACCTTATCAACTGGGTAAAGAAGTGGGTGTGGCTGAACTTGATGACCATGACCGTGAAGTTCTGGGTGGTCTGGTGACCGAGTATTGCGGCCACTTTGGGGGTGATGTTGGTCAGATCATGCAACGACCATTCAAGAAGCTCTATCCCAAGTTCCTGCGCCCTTATGGCCGGATGTATGCTTATTAA
- a CDS encoding transcriptional regulator: protein MILAEETDKTREIKVRLSREGYNCVLAPAGDNPGRLLSQYSPSLVVLDVATDGEWPDILADVHEKRPHLMLMVFRHRLGELLVDDTIDDFVLKPFDVDELLIRIRRQAVKANAAPTSAVITAGELIIDTDRCEVTLGGMAVELTFREYELLKFLASNRGRVFSREVLLNKVWGYDYFGGDRTVDVHIRRLRSKIEELDQVYVETVRNIGYRFKRNI from the coding sequence TTGATCCTGGCTGAAGAAACGGACAAAACCCGGGAAATTAAAGTCCGATTATCCCGGGAAGGCTATAATTGCGTTCTGGCTCCGGCAGGAGATAACCCCGGGCGTCTGCTGAGTCAATACTCTCCCAGTCTGGTGGTACTGGATGTGGCCACCGATGGGGAATGGCCGGATATTCTGGCTGACGTGCATGAAAAAAGGCCGCATCTGATGCTCATGGTATTCAGACACCGGCTGGGTGAACTCCTTGTTGATGATACTATCGATGATTTTGTGCTTAAGCCTTTTGATGTTGATGAGCTGTTGATCCGTATCCGGCGACAGGCGGTCAAAGCCAACGCCGCTCCAACCAGCGCAGTTATTACCGCCGGCGAACTGATCATAGATACCGACCGTTGTGAGGTTACCTTGGGGGGCATGGCGGTAGAACTGACCTTCCGCGAATACGAACTCCTCAAGTTCCTGGCCTCCAACCGCGGCCGTGTATTCAGCAGGGAAGTACTTCTCAATAAAGTCTGGGGTTACGACTATTTCGGCGGCGACCGCACGGTGGACGTACATATCCGGCGGCTACGGTCCAAGATTGAAGAGCTTGACCAGGTGTACGTTGAGACGGTACGGAATATCGGCTACCGTTTTAAACGGAATATTTAG
- the glnN gene encoding glutamine synthetase type III GlnN translates to MHHPNGKETVSLVDIYGSNVFNDSVMRQMLPKEIYKSLRQTIEDASPLDPQVAEVVASVMKDWAIDKGASHFTHWFQPMTGITAEKHDSFIAPTPDGRMIMEFSGKELIKGEPDASSFPSGGLRATFEARGYTAWDCTSPAFVKDGTLCIPTAFASYTGEALDKKTPLLRSMDALNRHALRVLRVLGNKTVKRVTTTVGPEQEYFLIDKKMFDLREDLILTGRTLFGAKPPKGQELEDHYFGNIKDRIASFMSELDRELWKLGVAAKTKHNEVAPAQHELAPIFTTTNIATDHNQLTMETMKKVALRHGLVCLLHEKPFAGINGSGKHNNWSMSTNEGQNLLDPGKDPHENLQFLVFLSAVIQAIDDYADLLRVSAASPGNDHRLGANEAPPAIISIFLGEQLTDILNQIEAGGATKSKSGGIMNLGTTSLPNLPKDATDRNRTSPFAFTGNKFEFRMVGSMQSIAQANFSLNTIVAESLNQFADRLEKADDVQKEIGAIIFEVIKKHKRVIFNGNNYAEEWVVEAEKRGLPNIRTTVDAIAVLRAEKNIALMEKHGVFSRVEMESRSEIQYEIYIKTINIEALTMVEMSKRQILPAVIGYRADLASSISSVEAIDGNTDVEKALFGQISDSMKSFSANLAKLEKAIKTSAHLHGDTKAQAVAYRDLVFTAMGELRQDADMLETVVDADYWPMPSYTKLLFNF, encoded by the coding sequence ATGCACCATCCAAACGGAAAAGAGACGGTTTCCCTGGTCGATATCTATGGAAGTAACGTCTTCAATGACTCTGTCATGCGCCAGATGTTGCCGAAAGAGATCTACAAATCCTTGAGGCAGACAATAGAGGACGCATCCCCTCTTGATCCGCAGGTTGCGGAAGTGGTGGCCTCGGTAATGAAAGACTGGGCAATCGACAAAGGCGCCAGCCATTTCACTCACTGGTTCCAGCCCATGACCGGCATCACCGCGGAAAAACATGACTCTTTCATTGCGCCTACCCCTGACGGACGCATGATCATGGAGTTCTCCGGCAAGGAACTCATCAAGGGAGAACCGGATGCCTCCTCTTTCCCTTCCGGCGGCCTGCGCGCCACCTTCGAAGCCCGCGGCTACACCGCCTGGGACTGCACTTCTCCGGCTTTCGTCAAGGACGGCACGCTGTGCATCCCCACCGCCTTCGCATCCTATACCGGTGAAGCCCTGGATAAGAAGACCCCATTACTACGCTCAATGGACGCTCTGAACCGTCATGCACTCCGGGTACTTCGAGTTCTTGGCAATAAAACGGTCAAGCGGGTCACCACCACCGTCGGCCCCGAGCAGGAGTATTTCCTCATCGACAAAAAGATGTTCGACCTGCGCGAAGATCTGATTCTTACCGGCCGGACCCTGTTCGGTGCCAAACCTCCCAAGGGACAGGAATTGGAAGACCATTACTTCGGCAACATCAAGGACCGGATCGCGTCTTTCATGTCGGAACTGGATAGAGAACTGTGGAAGCTGGGCGTAGCCGCCAAGACCAAGCATAACGAGGTTGCGCCGGCGCAGCATGAACTAGCCCCGATCTTCACCACCACCAACATCGCCACCGACCACAATCAGCTGACCATGGAGACGATGAAGAAAGTGGCACTGCGCCACGGACTCGTCTGCCTGCTCCATGAAAAGCCTTTTGCCGGTATCAACGGCTCCGGCAAGCACAATAACTGGTCCATGTCCACCAATGAAGGGCAAAATCTGCTTGATCCCGGTAAGGACCCGCATGAAAACTTACAGTTCCTTGTTTTCTTGAGCGCCGTCATCCAGGCCATCGATGATTATGCCGACTTACTGCGCGTCTCCGCCGCCAGCCCGGGCAATGATCACCGTCTCGGCGCCAACGAGGCTCCCCCTGCGATTATCTCCATTTTCCTCGGCGAACAGTTGACCGATATCCTCAACCAGATTGAGGCCGGTGGTGCCACCAAGAGCAAGTCCGGTGGCATCATGAACCTGGGCACCACGTCTTTGCCGAATCTGCCCAAGGACGCCACCGACCGAAACCGCACCTCGCCCTTTGCCTTCACCGGCAACAAGTTCGAGTTCCGCATGGTCGGTTCAATGCAGTCGATTGCCCAGGCTAACTTCAGCCTTAACACCATCGTCGCCGAGAGCCTCAACCAGTTCGCCGACAGGCTTGAAAAGGCCGACGACGTCCAGAAAGAGATCGGCGCCATCATCTTTGAGGTCATCAAGAAGCACAAGCGGGTCATCTTCAACGGCAACAACTATGCTGAGGAATGGGTCGTTGAGGCTGAGAAACGCGGCCTGCCCAACATCCGCACCACTGTCGATGCCATCGCGGTCCTCCGCGCCGAAAAGAACATCGCCCTGATGGAAAAACACGGCGTCTTTTCCCGCGTCGAAATGGAATCCCGCAGCGAAATCCAATATGAAATCTATATCAAGACTATCAACATCGAAGCCTTGACCATGGTTGAGATGTCCAAACGCCAGATCCTGCCCGCCGTTATCGGCTACAGAGCTGACCTGGCATCCTCCATCAGCAGTGTCGAAGCTATAGATGGTAACACCGATGTAGAGAAAGCCTTGTTCGGCCAGATCAGCGACTCCATGAAATCATTCAGCGCCAACCTGGCAAAACTTGAGAAGGCGATCAAAACCTCAGCCCATCTGCACGGCGATACAAAAGCCCAGGCCGTTGCCTATCGCGACCTTGTCTTCACGGCAATGGGCGAGTTGCGCCAGGATGCAGACATGCTGGAAACCGTTGTTGATGCCGATTACTGGCCGATGCCGAGCTACACTAAATTGTTATTCAATTTCTAA
- a CDS encoding ammonium transporter: MDTGDTAWILVSTALVMLMTPGVALFYGGMVRKKNLISTLMMSFAVLALVSILWVVFGYTLSFGPDVAGFIGGLDFLGLKDVGMEATSTTIPDLLFMMFQGMFAIITVALITGAVVERIKFSTLLVFAILWLGLIYGPVAHWVWGGGWLSELGALDFAGGTVVHINAGVSAAALVTILGSRKGFGKESMEPNNIPMVMLGAALLWFGWFGFNAGSALGANGGAANAFVTTNTAAAAAALVWILLSWRTRKPTLLGAVTGAVAGLVAITPAAGFVTPMAAIAIGAVAALVCYWAMSFKAKKGFDDSLDVMSVHGVGGIWGALATGIFATAAIGGADGALFGNVEQLGIQAIAVAAVAAYAFCGTWIIGKVLDKTMGLRVKETEEVVGLDISQHGERAYGGIR, from the coding sequence TTGGATACAGGTGATACGGCCTGGATTCTCGTCTCTACTGCCTTGGTGATGTTGATGACACCCGGAGTAGCCTTGTTCTACGGCGGCATGGTACGCAAAAAGAACCTCATCTCTACACTGATGATGAGTTTTGCCGTGCTGGCACTAGTCTCAATTCTGTGGGTGGTCTTTGGTTACACACTGAGCTTTGGTCCGGATGTGGCCGGTTTTATCGGCGGACTTGATTTCCTGGGACTTAAAGATGTGGGTATGGAAGCCACCAGCACTACCATTCCTGATCTACTCTTTATGATGTTCCAGGGCATGTTTGCTATTATCACCGTGGCGCTCATTACCGGCGCGGTGGTGGAACGTATAAAATTCAGCACACTATTGGTTTTTGCCATTCTGTGGCTCGGTCTTATATACGGACCGGTGGCACACTGGGTGTGGGGCGGCGGCTGGCTGAGTGAGCTGGGGGCGCTGGATTTTGCCGGCGGCACCGTAGTTCATATCAACGCCGGTGTTTCAGCGGCGGCGCTGGTTACCATCCTTGGCTCTCGCAAAGGATTTGGCAAAGAGTCAATGGAACCTAACAACATTCCTATGGTCATGCTGGGTGCGGCTCTGCTGTGGTTCGGCTGGTTCGGCTTCAATGCCGGTAGCGCTCTGGGAGCCAACGGCGGCGCTGCCAACGCCTTTGTCACTACAAACACTGCGGCGGCCGCAGCAGCCTTGGTGTGGATCCTTCTTTCATGGAGAACGCGCAAGCCTACTCTGCTCGGGGCTGTCACCGGCGCGGTGGCTGGACTGGTGGCCATTACTCCGGCAGCGGGTTTCGTAACCCCGATGGCAGCAATCGCTATCGGCGCAGTTGCCGCTCTGGTTTGCTACTGGGCAATGAGCTTCAAAGCTAAAAAGGGATTCGATGATTCACTTGACGTCATGTCGGTTCACGGTGTCGGCGGTATCTGGGGCGCTTTGGCTACCGGTATCTTCGCCACTGCCGCGATAGGCGGCGCTGACGGAGCCTTGTTCGGTAATGTGGAACAACTTGGGATCCAGGCCATAGCAGTGGCGGCAGTAGCTGCTTACGCCTTCTGCGGTACCTGGATTATTGGCAAGGTACTGGACAAGACGATGGGTCTGCGGGTCAAGGAAACTGAGGAAGTTGTCGGTCTTGACATCTCACAACACGGTGAACGCGCTTACGGAGGTATCAGGTAG
- a CDS encoding nitrogen regulatory protein P-II yields the protein MKKIEAIIREERLDAVKKALEEKGLVGMTVTEVSGRGQQKGIPLQWRVGEYRVDFLPKLKVEMICHDDDCSVAVEAIMKAAKTGRIGDGKIFVMPVDAAYRIRTGETGESVV from the coding sequence ATGAAAAAGATTGAAGCTATCATCCGTGAGGAACGGCTGGACGCGGTCAAGAAAGCCCTTGAGGAAAAAGGACTGGTTGGCATGACCGTCACTGAGGTGTCAGGTCGCGGCCAGCAGAAGGGCATTCCTCTTCAGTGGCGGGTTGGAGAGTACCGGGTGGACTTCCTGCCCAAACTGAAAGTTGAAATGATCTGCCATGACGATGATTGCAGCGTAGCGGTGGAGGCCATCATGAAGGCGGCCAAGACCGGACGTATCGGCGACGGCAAGATATTTGTCATGCCGGTGGATGCGGCTTACCGCATCCGCACCGGAGAGACCGGAGAATCAGTAGTTTAA
- a CDS encoding ABC transporter ATP-binding protein yields MSTESIVKTENLTRRFKEITAVKDLNIEIKRGQVYGFLGPNGSGKTTTIAMMLGLITPSAGKVSLFGKALSPDMLKRVGTVMDSGGFYPNFSGFDNLLNFGSLHKPADKKKVMEALETVGLASRANSKYFTYSMGMKQRLSIALAMLDDPEFFIFDEPTNGMDPEGIAEIRSLIVKLAKQGKTVFLASHLLAEVEQVCSHLAILKKGVVVRQGSLRELLSKDDRGELEIILGDLVRAEAILQGAGFDVRVENDRLITKVSEGDAEKISVLLVSGGLPIREMRLSKTNLEDVFMEATG; encoded by the coding sequence ATGAGTACTGAATCAATTGTAAAAACCGAGAATCTTACTCGCCGTTTTAAGGAAATAACAGCGGTAAAAGACCTTAATATAGAGATCAAACGGGGTCAGGTATACGGCTTTCTGGGGCCCAACGGCAGCGGAAAAACGACAACAATTGCTATGATGCTGGGATTGATAACACCTAGTGCAGGAAAGGTAAGTCTTTTCGGTAAGGCACTGTCGCCTGACATGCTGAAGCGTGTCGGTACCGTGATGGATTCGGGTGGATTCTACCCCAATTTTTCCGGTTTTGATAACCTGCTTAATTTTGGAAGTTTGCATAAACCGGCTGACAAGAAAAAGGTGATGGAAGCACTTGAAACAGTGGGACTTGCCTCTCGGGCCAATAGCAAATATTTTACGTATTCCATGGGCATGAAGCAGCGTTTATCCATAGCATTAGCCATGCTGGATGATCCTGAATTCTTTATATTTGATGAACCGACCAATGGTATGGATCCGGAGGGTATTGCCGAAATCCGCAGTCTGATCGTGAAATTAGCGAAACAGGGCAAGACGGTCTTTCTGGCCAGTCACTTGCTGGCTGAGGTCGAGCAGGTTTGCAGCCATCTGGCTATTCTGAAAAAGGGTGTTGTGGTGAGGCAGGGATCTTTGCGTGAACTTCTTTCCAAGGATGACAGGGGAGAACTGGAAATAATACTAGGCGATCTTGTTCGTGCTGAAGCAATACTGCAGGGTGCAGGTTTTGATGTTAGAGTTGAAAATGACCGGTTGATAACCAAGGTGAGTGAAGGTGATGCTGAAAAGATATCAGTGCTTCTAGTCAGCGGCGGATTGCCGATTAGGGAAATGCGACTCAGTAAAACTAATTTGGAAGACGTGTTTATGGAAGCGACGGGCTGA